The Chitinophaga flava genome has a segment encoding these proteins:
- a CDS encoding glycoside hydrolase family 2 protein: MITGKDIRWLLVMVVTGIFSVPAKAQSIRFNDGWQFKAVEFIDKAGIDSFRRLGGNWSDQFLIEKEDKAGNVLSAADTVLAEVLRPVQQTSWKTVMLPHIAFPEPLVIVKPREGLAYYRKEFVLADSLKGKNISLEFEGAMQVSDVWLNGKYIGRYQGGYLPFIIDLSDKALYGKKNEIVLCVNNKANPVVPPGKPVGKLDFVYYSGIYRDVWLHIKQPVHITNAITADKPAGGGIFVSYPQVSKERAVIEVQTDVINSSNQNTPVSIRQEIIDVQGHVVATVTSGKVIAERGKSKVLNQVMTVRAPHLWHPDHPYLYTLLTTVYAANVPVDKHKTRIGIRSFEITKEKGLLINGAPYRLTGTNRHQNYPYIGNALSDEASYRDVWMIKSAGMNTIRAGHYPSDPSFLDAADELGLLVLNPIPGWQYFNRNPAFGENVMRDIRQMVRRDRNHPCILLWEVSLNETYPDSAFRCRQAEVAREEWKGRKSFFTSGDSYYTKACWDVPYDDWNGDPGKRDNTTYPENAFLIREYGDYEFGGGNSTSRQLRTAGEKNLLQQAWNLQWEHNKNRKIYPRALGDLTWAFFDGLAGCTVGIEGWGMADIFRIPKFSYYFFKSQQPATYNPAMPFSSGPLVYIASYWNQPVDAEKVIVYSNCDSVRLLLNDKALATNTPDKGEETPYGKDLHNFNGGNANHLDHPPFTFTNIHFAPGTLKAIGFRKGKEVAVYSITTPGPVSRLALEPAVMGMPFHVNGDVVFVYAKLTDDAHNLAITSDMSVTMTVKGDAELVSPATVNAEAGIATFLIRSGSKKSIVTLEATAANLPVAEIRMTVK; this comes from the coding sequence ATGATTACAGGAAAGGACATAAGATGGTTGCTGGTGATGGTTGTTACCGGAATATTTTCAGTTCCGGCGAAGGCACAATCAATACGTTTTAATGATGGATGGCAATTCAAGGCAGTGGAGTTTATCGATAAGGCAGGTATTGACTCCTTCAGGCGTCTTGGAGGGAACTGGAGCGACCAGTTTTTAATTGAGAAGGAAGATAAAGCGGGCAATGTATTGTCTGCAGCAGATACGGTGCTGGCAGAAGTGCTACGGCCCGTACAGCAGACAAGTTGGAAGACTGTTATGTTGCCACATATTGCATTCCCCGAACCGCTGGTGATTGTTAAGCCTCGCGAGGGGCTTGCCTACTACCGGAAAGAGTTTGTGCTGGCGGATTCACTAAAGGGAAAAAACATCTCTCTCGAATTTGAAGGCGCCATGCAGGTGAGCGATGTATGGCTTAACGGAAAGTATATCGGACGTTATCAGGGAGGCTATTTACCGTTTATTATTGATCTTTCTGATAAAGCGCTTTACGGCAAAAAAAATGAAATCGTATTATGTGTAAATAACAAGGCAAACCCTGTGGTTCCTCCCGGAAAGCCTGTCGGAAAACTTGATTTCGTTTATTATTCGGGCATCTACAGGGATGTATGGTTGCACATAAAACAGCCTGTTCATATAACGAATGCCATTACAGCTGATAAACCTGCTGGCGGCGGAATATTCGTATCCTATCCGCAGGTCAGCAAGGAGCGGGCTGTAATTGAAGTACAAACAGATGTGATTAACTCATCTAACCAAAATACCCCTGTCAGCATCAGGCAGGAAATTATCGATGTCCAGGGCCATGTGGTTGCAACTGTAACAAGTGGTAAAGTGATAGCTGAACGGGGAAAGAGCAAAGTACTTAACCAGGTAATGACGGTCCGGGCACCTCATCTGTGGCATCCCGACCATCCTTATCTTTATACGCTTCTCACCACTGTATATGCAGCAAATGTTCCGGTAGACAAACATAAAACGCGCATCGGTATCCGCTCTTTCGAAATAACAAAGGAGAAAGGATTGCTGATCAACGGAGCCCCTTACCGGTTAACAGGTACCAACCGGCATCAGAACTATCCCTACATCGGAAACGCTTTGTCTGATGAAGCTTCCTATCGTGATGTATGGATGATAAAATCTGCCGGTATGAATACGATAAGAGCCGGGCATTATCCTTCTGATCCTTCTTTTCTGGATGCAGCTGATGAACTGGGGCTGCTGGTACTGAACCCCATTCCCGGATGGCAGTATTTTAACCGTAATCCGGCTTTCGGAGAAAACGTAATGAGAGATATCCGGCAGATGGTCCGCAGAGACAGGAATCATCCCTGCATATTGCTCTGGGAGGTTAGCCTTAACGAAACCTATCCTGATTCTGCCTTCAGATGCAGGCAGGCAGAGGTGGCCCGGGAAGAATGGAAAGGCCGGAAGAGTTTTTTTACAAGCGGAGATTCTTACTATACCAAAGCTTGTTGGGATGTACCTTATGATGACTGGAATGGTGATCCGGGTAAACGTGATAATACAACATACCCTGAAAATGCTTTCCTGATAAGGGAATACGGAGATTATGAATTTGGTGGCGGAAACAGTACTTCCCGACAGTTGCGTACGGCAGGAGAGAAGAATTTGTTGCAACAGGCCTGGAATCTTCAATGGGAACATAATAAGAACAGGAAAATTTATCCCAGGGCGTTAGGTGATCTGACATGGGCTTTCTTTGATGGTCTGGCTGGTTGTACAGTAGGTATTGAAGGATGGGGTATGGCGGATATTTTCAGGATACCGAAGTTCAGTTATTACTTTTTTAAAAGCCAGCAGCCAGCTACCTATAACCCTGCAATGCCGTTTTCCAGTGGGCCGCTTGTGTATATTGCCAGCTATTGGAACCAGCCGGTTGATGCTGAAAAAGTGATCGTCTATAGTAACTGTGATTCAGTCAGATTATTGCTGAATGATAAAGCACTGGCCACAAATACTCCGGATAAGGGAGAAGAAACACCTTATGGCAAAGACCTGCATAATTTTAATGGAGGTAATGCCAACCATCTGGATCATCCGCCTTTTACATTTACGAATATTCATTTTGCGCCGGGAACACTGAAAGCAATAGGTTTTAGGAAGGGTAAAGAAGTGGCAGTCTACAGCATTACTACTCCGGGACCAGTCAGCAGACTCGCTTTGGAACCCGCTGTTATGGGGATGCCGTTTCATGTGAATGGGGATGTGGTTTTTGTTTATGCAAAACTGACGGATGACGCGCATAACCTCGCCATCACTTCAGATATGTCTGTAACAATGACGGTTAAAGGTGATGCAGAACTGGTAAGTCCGGCCACTGTGAATGCTGAAGCTGGTATCGCCACTTTCCTGATACGGTCCGGTTCAAAAAAAAGTATTGTCACACTAGAGGCTACTGCAGCAAACCTGCCGGTAGCAGAAATCAGAATGACCGTTAAATAA
- a CDS encoding 23S rRNA (pseudouridine(1915)-N(3))-methyltransferase RlmH, with the protein MKIQLWSIGKEHDPYIREGMAVFQKRLQHYVDFDVKLIPTVKQAASLSVAELKKQEAKIILDLLQPTDYLVALDEKGKMMTTVQFADFLQQRTNASTRQLIILIGGAFGIDQSLLERAQLKMSLSPLTFPHQLVRLIFTEQLYRAYTVINREKYHHQ; encoded by the coding sequence GTGAAAATTCAACTCTGGAGCATAGGAAAAGAACATGATCCCTACATCAGGGAGGGGATGGCAGTATTTCAAAAAAGGCTGCAACATTACGTGGATTTCGACGTAAAACTGATCCCTACAGTAAAGCAAGCCGCCAGCTTATCAGTAGCAGAACTGAAGAAGCAGGAGGCTAAAATCATCCTGGATCTCTTGCAACCTACCGATTACCTGGTAGCGCTGGATGAAAAAGGTAAGATGATGACCACCGTTCAGTTTGCCGACTTTCTGCAACAACGGACCAACGCCAGTACCCGACAGCTGATCATCCTCATAGGTGGTGCTTTTGGCATCGATCAGTCTTTACTGGAACGGGCGCAGTTAAAGATGTCCTTGTCTCCCCTCACCTTCCCGCATCAACTGGTAAGGCTTATTTTCACCGAACAGTTGTACCGGGCCTATACGGTAATAAACCGGGAAAAATATCATCATCAATAG